Proteins encoded within one genomic window of Brachybacterium sp. P6-10-X1:
- a CDS encoding prolyl oligopeptidase family serine peptidase produces the protein MTQEALASIDASQHRAPRPAQDPQTRTVHGDTVVTEHSWLRDRRSPDVAEHLVAENAYTDARTAHLAPLVSALTQELAAPRPTEELGVPVRSGSWWYIDRPRQDEHGTDLALSRIADQDVRIGSGGVPILPTGEPGEHEELLIAGRRRVPGFALSTEQDLLARAEISTGGCAVSITDLFSGEVIDRAVRDAGADLAFSHDGQWLLYTRLDDLGRSHQVRRHRIGTAADADEVLLEEPDPWGELRIARSRDGSSLLVRSQSIETTETWLLDLADPTGPLSSITGRRDGGRPALEHAGDRLLVIDQDDSGRDVLAETSLPGRDGSPAAQTLLTAGDGEEFGSVEAFAGFAALQVRADGLPGVRIIRRRADGSFDALSVRALGHGGQLDAVRLDANPSWGQSTVRYRVDSLLTPTTLAEADVATGEVTVLHQVPVPGFDAAHYLERRLWATAADGTAVPISVLARRDVLAAGPAPGLLYGDGAFGTCLDPALSPGALALADRGLVVAIAHVRGGGEMGDGWHRAGRQLAKDASFDDFVSCAEHLTASGWVAEGRLGAVGMGAGGLLVAASANRAPTAFRAIVAGAPLVDPLTTLLDPEVMLTLEEWMEWGDPVEDEAVYRHLRRYSPSENVPETEFPAVFAWTALEGTGVPPSEAAVWVAQLRSRTTSDPAQRPVLLRCLPAVHDAAVAVHAESLAWLLDQLDVPGIRA, from the coding sequence ATGACTCAAGAAGCCCTCGCGAGCATCGACGCGTCACAGCATCGTGCCCCGCGCCCCGCCCAGGATCCGCAGACCCGCACCGTGCACGGCGACACCGTCGTCACCGAGCACAGCTGGTTGCGTGACCGTCGCTCCCCGGACGTCGCCGAACATCTCGTGGCGGAGAACGCCTACACCGACGCCCGCACCGCCCACCTGGCTCCTCTGGTCTCGGCGCTCACCCAGGAGCTCGCGGCCCCGCGCCCCACCGAGGAACTCGGGGTGCCCGTGCGCTCCGGCTCCTGGTGGTACATCGACCGGCCGCGCCAGGACGAGCACGGCACGGACCTCGCGCTGTCCCGGATCGCCGACCAGGACGTCCGGATCGGCTCCGGCGGCGTCCCGATCCTCCCCACGGGTGAGCCGGGCGAGCACGAGGAGCTCCTGATCGCCGGTCGCCGCCGTGTGCCCGGCTTCGCGCTCAGCACCGAGCAGGACCTCCTGGCCCGGGCCGAGATCTCCACGGGCGGCTGCGCCGTCAGCATCACGGACCTGTTCAGCGGCGAGGTCATCGATCGGGCCGTCCGTGACGCCGGAGCGGACCTCGCCTTCTCCCATGACGGGCAGTGGCTGCTGTACACCCGGCTCGACGATCTCGGCCGCAGCCACCAGGTCCGCCGCCACCGGATCGGCACCGCCGCGGACGCGGACGAGGTGCTGCTGGAGGAGCCGGACCCGTGGGGCGAGCTCCGGATCGCTCGGTCCCGGGACGGCTCGAGCCTGCTGGTCCGCTCGCAGTCCATCGAGACCACCGAGACGTGGCTGCTGGACCTGGCCGACCCCACCGGCCCCCTGAGCAGCATCACGGGCCGCCGCGACGGCGGACGCCCGGCCCTCGAACACGCCGGCGACCGGCTCCTCGTGATCGACCAGGACGACAGCGGCCGCGATGTGCTCGCCGAGACCTCCCTGCCGGGACGTGACGGCTCCCCCGCCGCACAGACCCTGCTCACCGCCGGTGACGGGGAGGAGTTCGGATCCGTCGAGGCCTTCGCGGGTTTCGCCGCCCTCCAGGTCCGCGCCGATGGTCTGCCCGGGGTGCGGATCATCCGGCGACGGGCCGACGGCAGCTTCGACGCCCTCTCCGTGCGAGCCCTCGGCCACGGCGGGCAGCTCGACGCGGTGCGTCTGGACGCCAATCCCTCCTGGGGCCAGAGCACGGTCCGCTACCGGGTGGACTCTCTGCTGACGCCGACCACTCTCGCCGAGGCCGACGTGGCCACCGGCGAGGTCACCGTGCTGCACCAGGTCCCCGTCCCCGGGTTCGACGCGGCCCATTACCTCGAACGAAGGCTCTGGGCCACCGCAGCCGACGGGACCGCGGTGCCGATCTCCGTTCTCGCACGACGGGACGTGCTCGCCGCCGGACCGGCCCCCGGCCTGCTGTACGGGGACGGAGCCTTCGGGACCTGCCTCGACCCGGCTCTGAGCCCGGGCGCCCTCGCCCTGGCGGATCGCGGACTCGTGGTCGCGATCGCGCACGTGCGCGGCGGCGGCGAGATGGGCGACGGCTGGCACCGCGCCGGCCGGCAGCTCGCCAAGGACGCCTCCTTCGACGACTTCGTCTCCTGCGCCGAGCACCTGACCGCCTCCGGCTGGGTGGCCGAGGGACGGCTCGGCGCCGTCGGCATGGGCGCCGGCGGCCTGCTGGTCGCCGCGAGCGCCAACCGGGCACCCACCGCCTTCCGCGCGATCGTCGCCGGGGCTCCTCTGGTGGACCCGCTGACCACCCTCCTGGATCCGGAGGTGATGCTCACGCTCGAGGAATGGATGGAGTGGGGCGATCCGGTCGAGGACGAGGCGGTCTACCGCCACCTGCGCCGGTACAGCCCCTCCGAGAACGTCCCGGAGACCGAGTTCCCCGCCGTCTTCGCCTGGACCGCTCTCGAGGGGACGGGCGTCCCGCCCTCCGAGGCGGCCGTCTGGGTCGCCCAGCTGCGCTCCCGGACCACGTCGGATCCCGCGCAGCGCCCCGTCCTGCTGCGGTGCCTGCCGGCCGTGCACGATGCGGCCGTCGCGGTGCACGCCGAATCGCTGGCGTGGCTGCTGGACCAGCTCGACGTGCCCGGCATCCGGGCCTGA
- a CDS encoding methionine ABC transporter permease yields the protein MMEWLSNPVFTTWDPNTSLWSNALITLYMTAGTMVFATLVGLPLGILLFETEKARGSLARWVNRIVGFVVNVGRSFPFIILIIALIPVTRFVVGRVTGPNAAMFALTISAIPFLARLIEINLREISAGKIEATQMMGASRWQVIRQVLLPEALPGIIGTLTTTTITVIGYTAMAGVIGGKGLGDLATRMGYQSYDNVVMVATVVLLIVMVIAVQSLGSTLAKAVDHRARQS from the coding sequence ATGATGGAGTGGCTGTCGAACCCGGTGTTCACCACCTGGGACCCCAACACGAGCCTGTGGTCGAACGCGCTGATCACGCTCTACATGACCGCCGGCACCATGGTCTTCGCGACCCTGGTGGGGCTGCCGCTGGGGATCCTCCTGTTCGAGACCGAGAAGGCCCGCGGCTCGCTGGCCCGGTGGGTGAACCGCATCGTCGGGTTCGTGGTGAACGTCGGGCGCTCCTTCCCGTTCATCATCCTGATCATCGCGCTGATCCCCGTGACGCGCTTCGTGGTCGGGAGGGTGACCGGGCCGAACGCGGCGATGTTCGCCCTGACGATCTCGGCGATCCCGTTCCTGGCCCGGCTGATCGAGATCAACCTCCGCGAGATTTCCGCCGGGAAGATCGAGGCGACCCAGATGATGGGCGCCTCGCGCTGGCAGGTGATCCGTCAGGTCCTGCTGCCCGAAGCGCTCCCCGGCATCATCGGCACCCTGACCACCACCACGATCACCGTGATCGGCTACACCGCCATGGCGGGAGTCATCGGCGGCAAGGGGCTCGGGGATCTCGCCACCCGGATGGGCTATCAGAGCTACGACAACGTCGTGATGGTCGCGACCGTGGTGCTGCTGATCGTCATGGTCATCGCCGTCCAATCGCTCGGCTCGACGTTGGCGAAGGCCGTCGACCATCGCGCCCGCCAGTCCTGA
- a CDS encoding ROK family transcriptional regulator, whose product MNRSGDGRTPAMDTAVLEIVRRRTESTRVEIARELGVTAATVTNSVKRLLAAGLLWESGHARSTGGKRATLLRVNDAARRALGCTIDHDRLSMVAVDTTGALQSRVVLPLVDAADPGEVSDSVREGLAALIPDDELGAMTGIGFAMGAHLPDEVDQALRALTAELDVRATRGREGTCAALGSFWSGEQTGTGLSGTVHLGSTTTLALLLDGVPFRPDSGQSLDHLRVDPEGPVCACGRRGCLHLYVAPDGVDELSRTALEATQGSATAQVDVLAAALPLTRVAANLAIALGLDTMVLAGTPVQAAPAIYLEAAQEHFGDESTTRVVVSQVQPHPCAVGAAVLALQAFLDTGGR is encoded by the coding sequence ATGAATCGCAGCGGCGACGGCCGAACCCCGGCCATGGACACCGCCGTCCTCGAGATCGTCCGTCGCCGCACCGAGAGCACCCGCGTCGAGATCGCCCGCGAACTGGGGGTCACCGCGGCCACCGTCACCAACTCGGTCAAGCGCCTGCTGGCTGCCGGACTGCTGTGGGAGAGCGGGCACGCCCGCTCCACCGGCGGCAAGCGGGCGACGCTGCTGCGCGTCAACGATGCGGCCCGACGGGCGCTGGGGTGCACGATCGACCACGATCGCCTCTCGATGGTCGCTGTGGACACCACCGGCGCGCTGCAGTCGAGGGTGGTGCTGCCGCTGGTCGATGCCGCCGACCCCGGGGAGGTCTCCGACTCGGTCCGCGAAGGGCTCGCCGCCCTGATCCCTGACGACGAGCTGGGCGCGATGACCGGCATCGGCTTCGCCATGGGGGCGCATCTGCCCGATGAGGTCGACCAGGCGCTCCGCGCGCTCACCGCCGAACTGGACGTGCGCGCCACCCGGGGTCGGGAGGGGACCTGCGCCGCCCTGGGCAGCTTCTGGAGCGGCGAGCAGACGGGAACCGGGCTGTCCGGGACCGTGCACCTGGGGTCGACGACGACCCTCGCGCTGCTGCTGGACGGCGTCCCGTTCCGCCCCGACAGCGGCCAGAGCCTGGACCACCTCCGGGTGGACCCCGAGGGCCCGGTCTGCGCGTGCGGACGACGCGGCTGCCTGCACCTCTACGTCGCCCCCGACGGGGTGGACGAACTGTCCCGCACCGCGCTGGAGGCCACTCAGGGCTCCGCGACGGCCCAGGTCGATGTCCTCGCCGCCGCCCTGCCGCTGACCCGCGTCGCCGCGAATCTCGCGATCGCGCTGGGCCTGGACACCATGGTGCTGGCCGGGACCCCGGTCCAGGCCGCCCCGGCGATCTACCTGGAGGCCGCCCAGGAGCACTTCGGCGACGAGTCCACGACCCGGGTGGTGGTCTCCCAGGTCCAGCCCCACCCGTGCGCGGTCGGGGCCGCGGTCCTGGCGCTGCAGGCCTTCCTGGACACCGGAGGGCGGTGA
- a CDS encoding MetQ/NlpA family ABC transporter substrate-binding protein, whose translation MNAFPRRTLFAAGAGLGTLALAACGAGEPEAPEEVDGVTKLDVGATPAPHGEILQFIQDNLAADAGLELTITTYTDYQIPNQALNDGDIDANYYQTPNFLQSQEEEKGYDFHGFDGVHIEPMGLYSATITSLDELADGDEIAIASDPANRGRGLSLLADNDVITLAEGVESVEATTADIEDNPKNLQFTEIEAAQIPRTLSDFAAGVVNGNYALEAGLKPSEEAIVLEAGGEDSPYSNMLVCREADKDNAGIVALDELLHSDEVKAFIEETYTDGSVLPAF comes from the coding sequence ATGAACGCATTCCCCCGCCGCACCCTGTTCGCCGCCGGCGCCGGCCTCGGCACCCTCGCCCTGGCCGCCTGCGGCGCCGGTGAACCCGAGGCGCCCGAGGAAGTGGACGGCGTCACCAAGCTCGACGTCGGGGCCACGCCCGCACCCCATGGGGAGATCCTCCAGTTCATCCAGGACAACCTCGCCGCCGACGCCGGTCTTGAGCTGACGATCACCACCTACACGGACTACCAGATCCCCAACCAGGCGCTGAACGACGGCGACATCGACGCCAACTACTACCAGACGCCCAACTTCCTGCAGTCCCAGGAGGAGGAGAAGGGCTACGACTTCCACGGCTTCGACGGCGTGCACATCGAGCCGATGGGCCTGTACTCCGCGACCATCACCAGCCTGGACGAGCTCGCCGACGGCGACGAGATCGCCATCGCGAGCGACCCCGCCAACCGTGGCCGCGGCCTCAGCCTGCTGGCCGACAACGACGTGATCACCCTCGCCGAAGGGGTCGAGTCCGTCGAGGCGACCACAGCGGACATCGAGGACAATCCCAAGAACCTGCAGTTCACGGAGATCGAAGCCGCGCAGATCCCCCGCACGCTCTCCGATTTCGCCGCGGGCGTCGTCAACGGCAACTACGCCCTCGAAGCAGGGCTGAAGCCCTCCGAGGAGGCCATCGTGCTCGAAGCCGGCGGCGAGGACAGCCCCTACTCGAACATGCTGGTATGCCGCGAGGCGGACAAGGACAACGCCGGCATCGTGGCCCTCGACGAGCTGCTGCACAGCGACGAGGTCAAGGCGTTCATCGAGGAGACCTACACCGACGGATCCGTCCTGCCCGCCTTCTGA
- a CDS encoding SDR family NAD(P)-dependent oxidoreductase yields MSRPKDPARPLAGRRALITGASRGIGADIARAYAAAGADLVLTARDATALEETADQLGAEHPVRVAVLTADLADPLVPETLWQEASEALDGPDGLDVLVNNAGLSHPETVDQLEAAHFDETLQVNLRAPALLAARAGTAMARAGGGAVVTIASAAALRPLAEHYSYSVAKAGLVMATRTLALELGDRGVRANSICPTIVLTDMGQQVWGDHPDKAAPMLARIPQDRFARPSEVSDVAVWLASDAASMVNGAEIPVDGGYLVS; encoded by the coding sequence ATGTCGCGCCCGAAGGATCCCGCCCGCCCGCTCGCGGGACGCCGTGCCCTGATCACCGGGGCCAGCCGCGGGATCGGGGCCGACATCGCCCGGGCGTACGCCGCGGCCGGGGCCGACCTGGTGCTGACCGCCCGCGATGCCACCGCGCTCGAGGAGACCGCCGACCAGCTCGGCGCGGAGCACCCCGTGCGCGTCGCCGTGCTGACGGCGGATCTCGCCGATCCCCTGGTGCCCGAGACCCTCTGGCAGGAGGCCTCGGAGGCGCTCGACGGCCCCGACGGGCTGGACGTGCTGGTCAACAACGCCGGTCTCTCGCATCCGGAGACGGTCGACCAGCTCGAGGCCGCACACTTCGACGAGACCCTCCAGGTGAACCTGCGGGCCCCGGCGCTGCTCGCCGCCCGCGCCGGCACGGCCATGGCGCGTGCCGGCGGCGGCGCCGTCGTCACCATCGCCTCCGCCGCGGCGTTGCGTCCCCTCGCGGAGCACTACTCCTACTCCGTCGCCAAGGCCGGCCTGGTGATGGCCACCCGCACCCTCGCCCTCGAGCTCGGGGACCGCGGCGTGCGGGCCAACTCGATCTGCCCCACCATCGTGCTCACGGACATGGGCCAGCAGGTCTGGGGCGATCACCCCGACAAGGCCGCGCCGATGCTGGCCCGGATCCCGCAGGACCGCTTCGCCCGGCCGAGCGAGGTCTCCGACGTCGCCGTCTGGCTCGCCTCCGATGCCGCCTCCATGGTCAACGGCGCGGAGATCCCGGTCGACGGCGGGTACCTGGTCAGCTGA
- a CDS encoding helix-turn-helix domain-containing protein: MRETDDGEPFARTLRSSIRRSGLSLTQISQRLRARSRPVSVATLSNWQSGRSLPGRGPSLGVVAALEDLLGRPPDSLVDLVGAPRLQGRGVPDTRFIGRRSSKDVFRDALLELGFESPERYAHERVFQQHAIIDSGRDVQQFTSRVTVRALESGTCRLPAVHVLEPSEPNVAPQYIPLEGCTVGREVFWPDRRTYGVELTLDGHLNAGQVATFAYRVDMHAAATDVTGTFYSLARRAHDVLLEAEFRGPRRPLRCERYRRSDTAESVTPVRMDRRDRIQLAESRFGPGSFGLRWVWGEADEVDDVDADPDDLDDLDDLDELDDLDVLDDLGDAPGGDVGRR, translated from the coding sequence GTGAGGGAGACGGACGACGGTGAGCCCTTCGCGCGCACGCTGCGGTCCTCGATCCGGCGCAGCGGCCTGTCCCTGACGCAGATCTCCCAACGCCTGCGGGCCCGCAGTCGTCCGGTGAGCGTGGCGACCCTCAGCAACTGGCAGTCGGGACGCAGCCTTCCCGGTCGCGGACCCTCGCTCGGTGTGGTCGCCGCCCTGGAGGACCTCCTGGGGCGGCCGCCGGACTCGCTCGTGGACCTCGTCGGAGCGCCCCGCCTGCAGGGCAGGGGGGTCCCGGACACCCGATTCATCGGGCGCCGGTCGAGCAAGGACGTCTTCCGCGACGCGCTGCTCGAGCTGGGTTTCGAATCTCCCGAGCGGTATGCCCACGAGCGGGTCTTCCAGCAGCACGCGATCATCGACTCGGGCCGCGATGTCCAGCAGTTCACCTCGCGGGTCACCGTCAGGGCGCTGGAGTCGGGCACTTGTCGGCTCCCGGCGGTCCACGTCCTGGAGCCCTCGGAGCCGAACGTCGCCCCGCAGTACATCCCCCTCGAAGGGTGCACGGTGGGACGGGAGGTGTTCTGGCCGGACCGTCGTACCTACGGCGTCGAGCTGACGCTCGATGGCCATCTGAACGCCGGCCAGGTGGCGACCTTCGCCTACCGGGTCGACATGCACGCGGCGGCGACCGACGTGACCGGGACCTTCTACTCCCTGGCTCGACGAGCGCACGACGTGCTGCTCGAGGCCGAGTTCCGCGGCCCCCGCCGGCCGCTGCGCTGCGAACGGTATCGACGCAGCGACACGGCCGAATCGGTCACCCCGGTGCGGATGGACCGCCGTGACCGGATCCAGTTGGCGGAGTCCCGCTTCGGGCCGGGTTCCTTCGGGCTGCGCTGGGTCTGGGGCGAGGCCGACGAGGTCGATGACGTCGATGCCGACCCGGATGACCTGGACGACCTGGATGACCTGGACGAGCTCGACGATCTGGACGTTCTCGACGACCTCGGCGACGCCCCCGGGGGCGACGTGGGCCGACGATGA
- a CDS encoding endo-1,4-beta-xylanase has protein sequence MKRRQILTVGAVTAATSLAAGGAASAAPPGNAGPPGNGERTPPGLATKDVLAWAAGREIEIGSAVAGGGHHTSQPYPPPFTEDETYRELLGREFTSLSAENQMKWSYLRPDRDTYAFAAADSIMEFARRHGQVVRGHTLLWHSQNPAWLEEGGFGPEELRTILKDHIDTVVGRYAGHIQQWDVVNEIFTEDGALRESENIWIRELGPGIIADAFRWAHAADPQARLYVNDYNVEGVNAKSDAYHALVQDLLADGVPVHGFSTQGHLSIRYGFPGGLVENLERFADLGLETAITELDVRMDLPDGAEPTQEQLDEQAEYYRRMTEGALAADGCTSLTLWGFVDTYSWVPATFEGQGAATVMWADYTRKPAYFAVQDALARASRRAGHPALRD, from the coding sequence ATGAAGCGCCGCCAGATCCTCACCGTCGGAGCAGTCACCGCCGCCACCTCCCTCGCCGCCGGGGGCGCCGCCTCGGCGGCCCCGCCCGGGAACGCAGGCCCGCCCGGGAACGGGGAGCGGACCCCTCCGGGCCTCGCGACGAAGGACGTCCTGGCGTGGGCGGCCGGCCGCGAGATCGAGATCGGTTCGGCCGTGGCGGGCGGCGGGCACCACACCAGCCAGCCCTATCCCCCGCCGTTCACGGAGGACGAGACCTATCGCGAGCTGCTCGGTCGGGAGTTCACCTCGCTGTCGGCGGAGAACCAGATGAAGTGGAGCTACCTGCGCCCCGACCGCGACACCTACGCCTTCGCCGCCGCGGACTCGATCATGGAGTTCGCCCGCCGGCACGGGCAGGTGGTGCGCGGCCACACCCTGCTGTGGCACAGCCAGAACCCCGCCTGGCTCGAGGAGGGCGGGTTCGGCCCGGAGGAGCTGCGCACGATCCTCAAGGACCACATCGACACCGTCGTCGGCCGCTATGCGGGCCACATCCAGCAGTGGGACGTGGTCAACGAGATCTTCACCGAGGACGGCGCCCTGCGGGAGAGCGAGAACATCTGGATCCGCGAGCTGGGGCCCGGCATCATCGCCGACGCCTTCCGCTGGGCCCACGCGGCCGATCCGCAGGCGAGGCTGTACGTCAACGACTACAACGTCGAAGGCGTCAATGCGAAGTCCGACGCCTACCACGCCCTGGTCCAGGATCTGCTGGCCGACGGCGTTCCGGTGCACGGCTTCTCGACCCAGGGACACCTGTCGATCCGCTACGGCTTCCCCGGTGGGCTGGTCGAGAACCTGGAGCGCTTCGCCGACCTGGGGCTGGAAACCGCGATCACCGAGCTCGACGTGCGTATGGACCTCCCCGACGGCGCCGAACCCACCCAGGAGCAGCTGGACGAGCAGGCCGAGTACTACCGGCGCATGACCGAGGGGGCGCTGGCGGCCGACGGGTGCACGTCCCTGACGCTCTGGGGTTTCGTGGACACCTACTCGTGGGTGCCGGCGACCTTCGAGGGCCAGGGTGCAGCGACCGTCATGTGGGCGGACTACACCCGCAAGCCGGCCTACTTCGCGGTCCAGGACGCGCTCGCGCGGGCCAGCAGGCGGGCAGGGCATCCGGCGCTGCGGGATTGA
- a CDS encoding dihydrodipicolinate synthase family protein translates to MTIDGILPALLTAYAQDGRISPQRTRTLVSRLGDAGVDGYFVSGTSGEYYLLSTEERLRVLETVAEEASGREVIFQVAAADQRAVRELSLRAVDHGATALSASIPLYYGYDDESLARYFRDVREHSDLPLLAYTIPGFTGRPLSADLLAGLAAEGVIQGLKYTSSDLAILARLRARLGEDFTILLGSDDLLLAAMAQGADGGIGATFNLAPALYVALYRAVRAGDLAEARRLQQIAVRLLDALADGEVYPVLKSAMRVRGLDVGQARFPMAQHDPATDARVAEALGRIDGLADFLI, encoded by the coding sequence GTGACCATCGACGGCATCCTGCCCGCCCTGCTCACCGCCTATGCGCAGGACGGGCGAATCTCGCCCCAGCGCACCCGCACGCTCGTCTCCCGGCTGGGTGACGCGGGCGTCGACGGCTACTTCGTCTCCGGGACGTCGGGCGAGTACTACCTGCTCAGCACCGAAGAGCGTCTCCGAGTCCTCGAGACCGTCGCCGAGGAGGCGTCCGGACGCGAGGTCATCTTCCAGGTCGCCGCCGCCGACCAGCGCGCGGTGCGAGAGCTGTCGCTGCGAGCCGTCGACCACGGGGCCACCGCCCTGTCGGCCTCGATCCCCCTCTACTACGGCTACGACGACGAGTCCCTGGCGCGATACTTCCGGGACGTCCGCGAACACAGCGACCTCCCCCTGCTGGCCTACACGATTCCCGGCTTCACGGGTCGCCCCCTGAGCGCCGATCTGCTCGCCGGGCTCGCCGCGGAAGGAGTGATCCAGGGCCTGAAGTACACCTCGAGCGACCTGGCGATCCTGGCCCGGCTGCGTGCCCGCCTGGGCGAGGACTTCACGATCCTGCTCGGCTCCGACGACCTCCTGCTCGCCGCCATGGCCCAGGGGGCGGACGGAGGCATCGGCGCCACCTTCAACCTGGCGCCGGCCCTGTACGTCGCCCTGTACCGCGCCGTCCGGGCCGGGGACCTGGCCGAGGCCCGACGCCTGCAGCAGATCGCCGTGCGTCTGCTCGATGCCCTCGCGGACGGCGAGGTGTATCCGGTCCTGAAGTCCGCGATGCGGGTCCGCGGACTCGACGTCGGCCAGGCCCGCTTCCCGATGGCTCAGCACGATCCGGCGACCGACGCCCGCGTGGCCGAAGCGCTCGGGCGCATCGACGGCCTCGCCGACTTCCTCATCTGA
- a CDS encoding S9 family peptidase, with translation MTEQITAAPVPPRRPSERTFHGDTVVDPYEWLRDGKDPEVVMHLEAENAYADARTAHLADLRGTLVAEFIGHTQETDLSVPVRRDDWWYITRTTAGNDYPAFTRVRAARDTGSMPEVVPGELLEGEEVLLDAQAEAAGSEFYSLGGLAPSPEHDLLAYAVDTAGDERFTIRIKDLASGEVVDESVTGAGYGLAFSTDQQWLFYARVDDAWRQHQIWRHRIGAPAAADELVLEEPDERFMVGFDRSRDGSTLVIQAGSTSTTEAWMLDLADPTSAPVPAGGRRDGVDYTLEHAGDRLLIVHNASAEGFALAGASIEDPSAWTDLLVAGEGERLLAVEAFASFVALELRSAGLASVRIIPRAADGSLLLEQAADLDHGGALDTVELDANPGWERTTVRYQLTSLLTPPTIAERDVVGGGTTILRVTPVPGFDPELYVERREWATAEDGTAIPLSVVARREVAADGTAPGYLYGYGSYEMSIDPAFGPTRLSLLDRGVVIAIAHVRGGGEMGRAWYEHGKLLEKKNSFTDFVAAAKHLTDSHLVAPDRLAAEGRSAGGLLMGAVANLAPERFRAIIAGVPFVDTLTTILDPSLPLTVGEWEEWGDPLHDPEVYEYMKEYTPYENVRAVEYPAIFAATSLHDTRVFFVEPTKWVARLRETVTSDQEQRPILFRCEMAAGHGGRSGRYHAWEQRADELAWLLDQIGAVERI, from the coding sequence ATGACCGAGCAGATCACCGCCGCCCCCGTCCCGCCGCGCCGTCCGAGCGAGCGGACCTTCCATGGCGACACCGTCGTCGACCCCTACGAGTGGTTGCGGGACGGGAAGGATCCTGAGGTCGTCATGCACCTGGAGGCGGAGAACGCCTATGCCGACGCCCGCACCGCCCACCTCGCGGACCTCCGCGGGACGCTGGTCGCGGAGTTCATCGGCCACACCCAGGAGACCGATCTCAGCGTCCCCGTGCGCCGCGACGACTGGTGGTACATCACCCGCACCACCGCCGGGAACGACTACCCCGCCTTCACCCGCGTGCGCGCCGCCCGCGATACCGGCAGCATGCCCGAGGTGGTCCCCGGCGAGCTGCTCGAGGGCGAGGAGGTGCTGCTGGACGCGCAGGCGGAGGCCGCCGGATCCGAGTTCTACTCCCTGGGCGGGCTGGCCCCGTCCCCCGAGCACGACCTGCTGGCCTATGCGGTGGACACGGCGGGCGACGAGCGCTTCACGATCCGGATCAAGGACCTGGCCTCCGGGGAGGTCGTGGACGAGTCCGTGACCGGGGCCGGCTACGGGCTCGCCTTCTCCACCGATCAGCAGTGGTTGTTCTACGCGCGGGTCGACGACGCCTGGCGCCAGCACCAGATCTGGCGCCACCGCATCGGTGCCCCCGCCGCGGCCGACGAGCTGGTCCTCGAGGAGCCCGACGAGCGCTTCATGGTCGGCTTCGACCGGTCCAGGGACGGCTCCACGCTGGTGATCCAGGCCGGCTCCACCTCGACCACCGAGGCCTGGATGCTGGATCTGGCCGATCCGACGTCGGCCCCGGTTCCGGCCGGTGGCCGCCGCGACGGCGTGGACTACACCCTGGAGCACGCCGGGGACCGTCTACTGATCGTCCACAACGCCTCCGCGGAGGGCTTCGCCCTGGCCGGGGCGAGCATCGAGGACCCGTCGGCCTGGACGGACCTGCTGGTCGCCGGCGAGGGCGAACGGCTTCTCGCCGTCGAGGCCTTCGCCTCCTTCGTAGCGCTCGAACTGCGCAGCGCCGGGCTGGCGAGCGTGCGGATCATCCCTCGCGCGGCCGACGGGTCGCTGCTGCTGGAACAGGCCGCCGACCTCGACCACGGCGGGGCGCTGGACACCGTGGAGCTGGATGCGAATCCCGGCTGGGAGCGCACCACCGTGCGCTACCAGCTGACCAGTCTGCTCACCCCGCCCACCATCGCCGAGCGCGACGTGGTCGGCGGCGGGACCACCATCTTGCGCGTCACCCCGGTGCCGGGCTTCGACCCCGAGCTGTACGTCGAGCGACGCGAGTGGGCCACGGCCGAGGACGGCACCGCGATCCCGTTGTCCGTGGTGGCGCGGCGAGAGGTCGCGGCCGACGGCACGGCCCCGGGCTACCTGTACGGCTACGGCTCCTACGAGATGTCGATCGATCCCGCGTTCGGGCCCACGCGCCTGTCTCTGCTGGACCGCGGGGTGGTGATCGCGATCGCGCACGTGCGCGGCGGAGGCGAGATGGGCCGGGCCTGGTACGAGCACGGGAAGCTGCTCGAGAAGAAGAACTCCTTCACGGACTTCGTGGCCGCCGCGAAGCACCTGACGGACTCGCACCTGGTGGCCCCGGACCGGCTGGCTGCGGAGGGCCGCAGCGCGGGCGGCCTGCTGATGGGCGCCGTCGCGAACCTGGCGCCGGAGCGCTTCCGGGCGATCATCGCCGGGGTCCCCTTCGTCGACACGCTGACCACGATCCTCGATCCCTCCCTGCCGCTGACCGTCGGCGAGTGGGAGGAGTGGGGCGACCCGCTGCACGATCCGGAGGTGTACGAGTACATGAAGGAGTACACCCCCTACGAGAACGTGCGGGCCGTGGAGTACCCGGCGATCTTCGCCGCCACCTCGCTGCACGACACCCGCGTGTTCTTCGTCGAGCCGACCAAGTGGGTCGCCCGCCTGCGCGAGACCGTGACCAGCGACCAGGAGCAGCGGCCGATCCTCTTCCGCTGCGAGATGGCCGCGGGCCACGGCGGGCGCTCCGGGCGCTATCACGCGTGGGAGCAGCGGGCCGACGAGCTCGCCTGGCTCCTGGACCAGATCGGGGCGGTCGAGCGGATCTGA